Proteins encoded in a region of the Streptococcus sanguinis genome:
- a CDS encoding phosphoglycerate mutase: protein MVKLVFARHGESEWNKANLFTGWADVDLSEKGTQQAIDAGKLIKEAGIEFDQAYTSVLKRAIKTTNLALEAADQLWIPVEKSWRLNERHYGGLTGKNKAEAAEQFGDEQVHIWRRSYDVLPPNMDRDDEHSAHTDRRYASLDDSVIPDAENLKVTLERALPFWEDKIAPALKDGKNVFVGAHGNSIRALVKHIKQLSDDEIMDVEIPNFPPLVFEFDEKLNVVKEYYLGK, encoded by the coding sequence ATGGTAAAATTAGTTTTTGCTCGCCACGGTGAGTCTGAATGGAACAAAGCGAACCTTTTCACTGGTTGGGCTGATGTTGACTTGTCTGAAAAAGGTACTCAGCAAGCAATCGACGCTGGTAAACTAATTAAAGAAGCTGGTATCGAGTTTGACCAAGCTTACACTTCAGTCTTGAAGCGTGCGATTAAGACAACTAACCTTGCTTTGGAAGCGGCTGATCAGCTTTGGATACCAGTTGAAAAATCATGGCGTTTGAACGAGCGTCACTATGGTGGCCTGACTGGTAAAAATAAGGCAGAAGCAGCTGAGCAATTTGGTGATGAGCAAGTGCATATCTGGCGTCGTTCATACGATGTATTGCCTCCAAATATGGATCGCGATGATGAGCACTCAGCACACACTGACCGTCGTTATGCTTCTCTTGACGACTCTGTCATTCCGGATGCTGAAAACTTGAAAGTTACGCTTGAGCGTGCCCTTCCATTCTGGGAAGACAAGATTGCTCCAGCTTTGAAAGATGGCAAAAATGTCTTTGTAGGTGCACACGGTAACTCAATTCGTGCCCTTGTGAAGCACATCAAACAATTGTCTGACGATGAAATCATGGATGTGGAAATTCCAAACTTCCCACCATTGGTATTCGAATTTGACGAAAAATTGAATGTAGTAAAAGAATACTACCTTGGAAAATAA
- a CDS encoding Fur family transcriptional regulator — MKQEHQHDFDQVIGHLRAKGVRITETRKAVIDYIIQSHDHPSAEMIYQDLKSNFPNMSLATVYNNLKVLIDEGFVAELKVRNDTTTYFDFMGPQHLNVICEKCGRIADMELELPDVKHEAEVQTGYHITQSQTTVYGLCPQCQQEAV; from the coding sequence ATGAAACAAGAACATCAGCATGACTTTGACCAAGTAATTGGCCATTTGCGCGCCAAGGGTGTGCGCATTACAGAAACGCGGAAGGCGGTAATTGACTATATTATCCAAAGTCATGACCATCCTAGCGCTGAAATGATATATCAGGACTTGAAGTCCAATTTTCCTAATATGAGTCTGGCAACAGTCTATAATAATCTCAAGGTTCTGATTGATGAGGGTTTTGTCGCTGAGCTCAAGGTTCGCAATGATACGACGACCTACTTTGACTTTATGGGCCCTCAGCATCTCAATGTCATCTGTGAAAAATGCGGCCGTATCGCTGATATGGAGCTGGAACTTCCGGATGTGAAGCATGAGGCTGAAGTGCAGACTGGCTACCACATCACCCAAAGCCAGACGACTGTCTATGGCCTATGTCCCCAATGCCAGCAAGAGGCGGTGTGA
- a CDS encoding HU family DNA-binding protein — MANKQDLIAKVAEATELTKKDSAAAVDAVFAAVTEYLSKGEKVQLIGFGNFEVRERAARKGRNPQTGKEIKIAASKVPAFKAGKALKDAVK; from the coding sequence ATGGCTAACAAACAAGATTTGATCGCAAAAGTAGCAGAAGCTACAGAATTGACTAAAAAAGATTCAGCAGCAGCAGTTGATGCTGTATTTGCAGCTGTAACTGAGTACCTTTCAAAAGGTGAAAAAGTTCAACTTATCGGTTTTGGTAACTTTGAAGTTCGTGAGCGTGCAGCACGTAAAGGTCGCAACCCACAAACTGGTAAAGAAATCAAAATCGCAGCTTCTAAAGTACCAGCTTTCAAAGCAGGTAAAGCTCTTAAAGACGCTGTAAAATAA
- a CDS encoding DegV family protein yields the protein MTKIKIVTDSSVTIEPEVAKELDITIVPLSVMVDGVVYSDADLEEGEFLRLMQSSRNLPKTSQPPVGVFADVFEHLAEDGAQIISIHMSHALSGTVEAARQGATLANADVTVVDSSFTDQAMKFQVTEAAKLAKEGASLEEILTKIEEVKEKTELYIGLSTLENLVKGGRIGRVSGLISSLLNIRVIMQMKDHQLDPIVKGRGAKTFKKWLDDLTASLQNKQVAEIGISYAGGPELAQEMKESLQPYVKKPISVLETGSIIQTHTGENAWAVLIRYE from the coding sequence ATGACAAAAATAAAAATCGTAACAGACTCATCTGTAACCATTGAACCAGAGGTTGCTAAGGAATTAGACATTACAATTGTGCCTCTCTCTGTTATGGTGGACGGGGTGGTCTATTCGGATGCAGACCTAGAGGAAGGTGAGTTTCTTCGTCTCATGCAGTCTAGTCGCAATCTTCCTAAAACCAGCCAGCCGCCTGTCGGAGTCTTTGCTGATGTTTTTGAGCATTTGGCAGAGGATGGAGCGCAGATTATCTCCATTCACATGTCTCATGCCTTGTCAGGAACTGTCGAAGCTGCCCGTCAGGGAGCGACTTTGGCTAATGCGGATGTGACGGTTGTTGATAGTTCTTTCACTGATCAGGCTATGAAGTTCCAAGTCACCGAAGCAGCTAAACTGGCCAAAGAAGGAGCTAGTCTAGAGGAGATTCTGACTAAAATCGAGGAAGTGAAGGAAAAGACGGAACTCTACATCGGCCTCTCTACCTTAGAAAATCTGGTTAAAGGAGGCCGTATAGGTCGAGTTTCCGGTCTGATTAGCTCCTTGCTTAATATTCGGGTTATTATGCAAATGAAGGATCATCAGCTGGATCCCATTGTCAAGGGGAGGGGCGCTAAGACCTTTAAAAAATGGTTGGATGATTTGACAGCAAGTCTGCAAAACAAGCAAGTGGCTGAAATTGGAATTTCCTATGCTGGCGGTCCTGAACTGGCCCAGGAAATGAAGGAAAGTTTACAGCCGTATGTCAAGAAACCTATTTCAGTGCTGGAAACGGGGTCTATTATTCAGACACATACAGGGGAAAATGCTTGGGCTGTGCTGATTCGTTACGAATAA
- a CDS encoding metallophosphoesterase, translating to MTEYFAIGDVHGKAGMLDELLQRWDGRSQLVFLGDLIDRGEDSRAVLERVKDLVDQKGAICLSGNHEYMFLTWLDNPEKSYDHYRRNGGDTTINSLLGRPLNAPVDGVADAERVKTEAADLVDFIRQMPFLLETEQYIFVHAGLDLERKDWRETSDYQKVWIRAPFHEGSNQTGKTIVFGHTPTFYLLHKAPGTNQLWMTEDGKIGMDGGAVYGGVLHGVVFGHNGIIERYAIKNDGLVAED from the coding sequence ATGACAGAATATTTTGCAATTGGTGATGTCCATGGTAAGGCTGGTATGCTTGATGAATTGCTCCAACGCTGGGATGGTCGCAGCCAACTAGTCTTTCTAGGGGACTTGATAGATCGTGGCGAGGACAGCCGAGCAGTTTTGGAGCGGGTCAAGGATTTAGTGGATCAGAAAGGAGCTATCTGTCTTTCTGGCAATCATGAGTATATGTTTCTAACCTGGCTGGACAATCCTGAAAAGTCTTATGACCACTACCGACGTAATGGCGGAGATACGACGATTAATTCGCTTTTAGGCCGACCTCTCAATGCTCCTGTAGATGGAGTAGCGGACGCGGAACGTGTCAAGACGGAGGCGGCAGATTTAGTAGATTTTATTCGTCAGATGCCTTTCCTATTGGAGACAGAGCAGTACATTTTTGTCCATGCTGGCCTAGATTTGGAGCGGAAAGACTGGCGAGAGACCAGTGATTATCAAAAAGTTTGGATTCGCGCGCCTTTTCACGAAGGCAGCAATCAGACTGGCAAAACGATTGTCTTTGGCCATACACCAACATTTTACCTCTTGCATAAGGCACCGGGAACTAATCAGCTATGGATGACTGAGGATGGCAAGATTGGTATGGATGGCGGAGCTGTTTATGGCGGAGTCCTCCACGGAGTTGTCTTTGGTCATAATGGCATCATAGAGCGGTATGCCATAAAAAATGATGGTTTGGTAGCTGAAGACTGA
- the recN gene encoding DNA repair protein RecN, translating to MLLEISIKNFAIIEEISLNFEQGMTVLTGETGAGKSIIIDAMNMMLGSRATTDVIRHGAPKAEIEGLFSLENSRALREIFEEQGWELTDELIIRREILQNGRSVSRINGQMVNLSVLKAVGQHLVDIHGQHDQEELMRPQLHIAMLDEFGSADFLHLKGRYQETFDRYRSLRKQVLTLQKNQQEHKARIEMLEFQMAEIESAALKSGEDTALHQERDRLLNHKLIADTLTNAYAMLDNEDFSTLANVRSAMNDLESIEDYDPAYKELSGSLSETYYVLEDVSKRLEDILDGLDFDGDRLLQVESRLDLINSITRKYGGQVDDVLDYFTQISKEYSLLTGSNLSSEDMDRELKALERELVELAQELSQARHGLAAQLEAEIKQELQDLYMEKARFKVQFSKGKFNREGNEQVEFYISANPGEDFKPLVKVASGGELSRLMLAIKSAFSRKEGKTSIVFDEVDTGVSGRVAQAIAQKIHKIGSNGQVLAISHLPQVIAIADYQFFIEKISDENSTVSTVRLLTADERVQEVAKMLAGEDVTEAALTQARELLKK from the coding sequence ATGTTATTAGAAATTTCGATTAAAAATTTTGCCATTATTGAGGAGATTTCCCTTAATTTTGAGCAAGGTATGACGGTTTTGACCGGGGAAACCGGAGCCGGCAAGTCTATTATTATTGATGCGATGAACATGATGCTGGGCAGCCGTGCTACGACGGATGTTATTCGTCATGGGGCACCCAAAGCTGAGATAGAGGGCCTTTTTTCGCTGGAAAATAGCAGAGCTCTGCGAGAGATTTTTGAGGAGCAAGGCTGGGAGCTGACCGATGAGCTGATTATCCGTCGGGAAATTCTGCAAAACGGCCGCAGTGTTAGCCGTATCAATGGCCAGATGGTTAATTTGTCTGTTCTAAAGGCTGTTGGCCAGCATTTGGTGGATATACATGGTCAGCATGATCAGGAAGAACTGATGAGGCCCCAGCTTCATATTGCCATGCTGGACGAGTTTGGCTCAGCAGACTTTTTGCATCTCAAAGGCCGCTATCAGGAAACCTTTGACCGCTATCGAAGCCTGCGTAAGCAAGTCCTGACTCTGCAGAAAAATCAGCAGGAGCATAAGGCCAGGATTGAGATGCTGGAGTTTCAGATGGCGGAGATTGAGAGCGCAGCTCTCAAAAGTGGTGAAGATACTGCTCTGCATCAGGAGCGAGATCGTTTGCTCAACCACAAGCTCATTGCCGATACGCTGACGAACGCCTATGCCATGCTGGATAATGAAGATTTTTCCACTCTGGCCAATGTCCGCTCAGCTATGAATGACCTTGAATCTATCGAGGATTACGATCCAGCTTACAAGGAGCTTTCAGGCAGCTTGTCAGAGACTTATTATGTCTTGGAAGATGTCAGCAAGCGCTTAGAGGATATTTTAGATGGACTGGATTTTGACGGAGATCGGCTGCTGCAGGTGGAGAGTCGCTTAGACTTGATTAACAGCATCACGCGTAAATACGGCGGCCAAGTAGATGATGTGCTGGATTACTTTACTCAGATTTCCAAAGAATACAGCCTTTTAACTGGAAGTAACTTGTCCTCAGAGGATATGGACCGAGAGCTAAAGGCCTTGGAGAGAGAGCTGGTAGAGCTGGCCCAGGAGCTGAGTCAGGCTCGTCACGGCCTAGCAGCCCAGCTGGAAGCGGAAATCAAGCAAGAGCTGCAAGACCTCTACATGGAAAAGGCGCGCTTTAAAGTGCAGTTCAGTAAGGGCAAGTTCAACCGTGAAGGCAATGAACAAGTAGAGTTTTACATCTCAGCAAATCCGGGCGAGGATTTCAAACCTTTGGTGAAGGTTGCGTCTGGCGGGGAACTCTCCCGTCTCATGTTGGCTATCAAGTCTGCTTTTTCTCGCAAAGAGGGTAAGACCAGCATTGTCTTTGACGAAGTGGATACGGGCGTTTCTGGCCGAGTGGCCCAGGCTATTGCCCAGAAGATCCACAAGATTGGCTCCAATGGCCAAGTCTTGGCCATTTCCCATCTGCCGCAGGTCATTGCGATTGCCGACTATCAGTTCTTTATTGAGAAGATTTCGGATGAGAATTCGACCGTCTCAACGGTTCGCCTGTTGACAGCTGACGAGCGGGTTCAGGAAGTCGCTAAGATGCTGGCTGGCGAAGATGTGACAGAGGCTGCTTTGACTCAAGCCAGAGAATTATTAAAAAAATAA
- a CDS encoding arginine repressor — protein MNKKDRLEKIRRFVSDYDIGTQEEIVEHLRESGITATQATVSRDIKELGIVKIPLKDNTYIYELPKTMTSSLGLAENNILSCQVLGNMINLSLVPGSTALVKRHLRNEFAEDIFSILADNDSILMVMMTDEAAARIASIIHHW, from the coding sequence ATGAATAAGAAGGATAGATTAGAAAAGATTAGACGGTTTGTCAGTGACTATGACATTGGCACACAGGAGGAAATTGTAGAACATCTCAGGGAGTCTGGGATTACAGCGACGCAGGCTACGGTCTCTAGGGATATCAAGGAGCTGGGCATTGTCAAGATACCGCTCAAGGACAACACTTATATCTACGAGCTACCTAAGACCATGACCAGCAGTCTGGGCTTGGCTGAAAACAACATCCTATCCTGTCAGGTCTTGGGAAATATGATCAATCTCAGTCTGGTTCCGGGGAGCACAGCACTGGTCAAGCGCCATCTTAGGAATGAATTTGCTGAGGATATTTTCAGTATCTTGGCAGACAACGACAGTATTTTGATGGTTATGATGACAGACGAAGCAGCCGCAAGGATTGCAAGCATCATTCACCATTGGTAG
- a CDS encoding TlyA family RNA methyltransferase — MAKERVDVLAYRQGLFETREQAKRGVMAGLVIAAANGQRFDKPGEKIDTGTELRLKGEKLRYVSRGGLKLEKALQVFDISVADRVTLDIGASTGGFTDVMLQHGAKLVYAVDVGTNQLAWKLRQDERVVSMEQFNFRYAQRTDFEQEPSFASIDVSFISLSMILPALHEILARDGQVVALIKPQFEAGREQIGKKGIVKDKKVHLAVLEKVTAFMMEAGFSVRGLDFSPIQGGQGNVEFLAYLEKSIEPQSLDSAMMTAVVEAAHKEFKDE, encoded by the coding sequence ATGGCTAAGGAAAGAGTAGATGTGCTGGCCTACAGACAAGGGCTCTTTGAGACCAGAGAGCAGGCTAAGCGTGGTGTAATGGCTGGGCTGGTTATTGCTGCAGCTAATGGCCAGCGCTTTGACAAGCCTGGTGAAAAGATTGACACAGGAACAGAGCTACGCTTAAAAGGTGAGAAACTCAGATATGTCAGCCGAGGAGGCCTCAAGCTAGAAAAGGCTTTGCAAGTCTTTGATATTTCAGTCGCTGACCGAGTGACCTTAGATATCGGAGCTTCGACCGGCGGTTTTACAGATGTCATGCTGCAGCACGGAGCTAAGCTGGTCTATGCAGTAGATGTCGGCACCAATCAGCTGGCTTGGAAGCTCAGACAGGATGAGCGGGTTGTCAGCATGGAGCAGTTTAATTTTCGCTATGCCCAAAGGACTGACTTTGAGCAGGAGCCGAGCTTTGCCAGTATTGATGTCAGCTTTATATCGCTGAGTATGATTTTACCAGCTCTGCATGAGATTTTGGCTCGGGATGGCCAAGTGGTTGCATTGATCAAGCCCCAGTTCGAAGCGGGCCGCGAGCAGATTGGGAAAAAAGGGATTGTCAAGGATAAAAAGGTCCATCTGGCAGTTCTGGAAAAGGTCACAGCATTTATGATGGAAGCTGGATTTTCTGTTAGGGGACTAGATTTTTCGCCTATTCAGGGCGGTCAGGGCAATGTAGAATTTCTGGCCTATTTAGAAAAGAGTATAGAGCCGCAGTCTCTTGATTCAGCTATGATGACAGCTGTCGTAGAGGCAGCACACAAGGAATTTAAGGATGAATAA
- a CDS encoding polyprenyl synthetase family protein → MIRNEKLEKIGLTIEDFYKSQQVSSDLSEVILYSVQAGGKRIRPLLLLELVEAFGVSLQPAHFEVAAALEMIHTGSLIHDDLPAMDDDDYRRGRLTSHKKFGEDMAILAGDSLFLDPYGLLARTELPSQVKVDLIAELSLAAGSFGMVAGQVLDMQGEGQAISLEDLKNIHANKTGKLLAYPFVAAGLIAEVKQSVQDKLRRIGELLGLAFQVRDDILDVTASFEELGKTPQKDLAAAKSTYPAFLGLDGAKSFFNQTLDEAVDILTDLEEKTEFSGGEIQKIIESLRLNG, encoded by the coding sequence ATGATAAGAAACGAGAAACTGGAAAAGATTGGTCTGACGATTGAAGATTTTTATAAGTCTCAGCAAGTTTCGTCAGATTTGTCTGAAGTTATTTTGTACTCGGTGCAGGCCGGAGGCAAGCGAATTCGTCCCTTACTGCTACTAGAACTAGTTGAGGCATTTGGGGTGTCTCTTCAGCCTGCACATTTTGAAGTGGCAGCTGCTTTGGAAATGATTCACACTGGTAGCCTTATCCATGATGATTTACCGGCTATGGATGATGATGACTATCGTCGAGGCCGCTTGACTAGCCATAAGAAGTTTGGAGAGGATATGGCTATTTTGGCGGGTGATTCTCTCTTTTTAGACCCCTATGGATTATTGGCAAGAACCGAGCTGCCTAGTCAGGTCAAGGTGGACTTGATTGCTGAGCTGTCTCTAGCAGCAGGGAGTTTTGGTATGGTTGCAGGACAGGTTCTGGACATGCAAGGCGAAGGTCAAGCAATTAGTTTAGAAGATTTAAAAAACATCCATGCCAATAAAACTGGAAAACTTCTGGCGTATCCCTTTGTCGCAGCTGGTTTGATTGCTGAGGTCAAGCAGTCTGTTCAGGACAAGCTTCGTAGGATTGGAGAGCTCTTGGGCTTGGCCTTTCAAGTGCGGGATGATATTTTGGATGTGACAGCTAGTTTTGAAGAGCTGGGTAAAACCCCGCAGAAAGATTTAGCTGCGGCCAAGTCGACTTATCCAGCCTTTCTGGGTCTAGATGGAGCTAAGAGCTTTTTCAATCAGACTCTTGATGAAGCTGTGGACATTCTGACAGACTTGGAAGAGAAGACAGAGTTTTCAGGCGGAGAAATTCAAAAGATAATAGAAAGTTTGAGATTGAATGGCTAA
- a CDS encoding exodeoxyribonuclease VII small subunit, giving the protein MSKEKKFEENLADLEVIVQKLENGDVALEEAIAEFQKGMKLSKELQASLDKAEKTLVKVMQADGTETEME; this is encoded by the coding sequence ATGTCCAAAGAAAAGAAATTTGAAGAAAACTTAGCAGACTTGGAAGTCATTGTCCAAAAGCTGGAAAATGGTGATGTAGCACTGGAAGAGGCGATTGCGGAATTCCAAAAGGGGATGAAACTTTCAAAGGAACTCCAGGCTAGTCTGGACAAGGCTGAAAAGACCTTAGTTAAGGTCATGCAGGCAGACGGCACAGAAACGGAAATGGAATGA
- the xseA gene encoding exodeoxyribonuclease VII large subunit translates to MPEYLSVSTLTKYLKMKFERDPYLERVYLTGQVSNFRRRPNHQYFSLKDEKAVIQVTIWSGVYQKLGFELEEGMKINVIGRVQLYEPSGSYSIIIEKAEPDGIGALAIQFEQLKKKLGEEGLFQDKFKQALPQFPKKIGVVTSPSGAVIRDIITTVSRRFPGVEIVLYPTKVQGDGAAAQIADHIRLANERSDLDVLIIGRGGGSIEDLWAFNEEETVRAIFESRIPVISSVGHETDTTLADFVADRRAATPTAAAELATPVTKLDLLRHLQQQENRMSRAMSNRLSYYRERLNKLTQSVIFRQPERLYDGHLQKLDQLNLRLKQKIREYYSEEQQQVKILQHRLEALNPLSRLQRFQEQTAQLERLLRSNMAVIYDNKVAQVRRLSEALLMLDTSRIVARGYAIVQKNQKVVESSAGIEEKDELTLLMRDGQLEVEVKHVQRKEI, encoded by the coding sequence ATGCCAGAATATTTGTCGGTTTCGACCTTGACCAAGTATCTGAAGATGAAGTTTGAGCGGGATCCTTATTTGGAACGGGTCTATCTGACTGGCCAGGTGTCCAATTTCCGACGGCGCCCCAATCATCAGTATTTTTCATTGAAGGATGAGAAGGCCGTCATTCAGGTTACAATTTGGTCTGGTGTCTACCAGAAGCTAGGCTTTGAGCTGGAAGAAGGCATGAAAATCAATGTGATTGGCCGGGTGCAGCTCTATGAGCCGAGCGGTTCCTATTCTATTATCATTGAAAAGGCAGAGCCGGATGGTATCGGTGCCTTGGCTATCCAGTTTGAACAGCTCAAGAAAAAACTGGGAGAAGAAGGGCTGTTTCAAGATAAATTCAAGCAGGCCTTACCTCAATTTCCTAAGAAAATCGGCGTCGTAACCAGTCCCAGCGGAGCGGTTATCCGGGACATTATCACGACGGTCAGCCGTCGATTTCCGGGAGTGGAGATTGTCCTTTATCCGACAAAAGTGCAGGGAGATGGGGCTGCAGCTCAGATTGCTGACCACATCAGACTGGCCAATGAGCGGTCGGATTTGGATGTACTGATTATTGGTCGAGGTGGTGGTTCCATCGAAGATCTCTGGGCTTTCAACGAAGAGGAAACAGTTCGGGCTATTTTTGAGTCTCGGATTCCTGTTATCTCTAGTGTCGGCCATGAGACAGATACGACTTTGGCGGACTTTGTAGCAGATCGCAGAGCTGCGACTCCAACGGCTGCGGCTGAGTTAGCAACACCAGTCACCAAGCTGGATCTGCTGAGGCATTTGCAGCAGCAGGAAAACCGCATGTCTCGAGCTATGTCCAATCGCCTAAGCTATTATCGGGAGCGGCTAAATAAACTGACCCAGTCGGTTATCTTCCGACAGCCAGAGCGGCTTTACGATGGTCATCTGCAGAAATTAGATCAGCTCAACCTGCGACTCAAGCAAAAAATTCGCGAATATTATAGTGAAGAGCAACAGCAGGTCAAAATCTTGCAGCATCGTTTGGAGGCATTGAATCCGCTCAGTCGCCTTCAACGCTTTCAAGAGCAGACTGCTCAGCTGGAGCGCTTGCTGCGCAGCAATATGGCGGTCATTTATGATAACAAGGTAGCTCAAGTCAGGAGATTGTCCGAGGCCTTGCTTATGCTGGATACAAGTCGAATTGTGGCGCGTGGTTATGCTATTGTCCAAAAGAATCAAAAGGTTGTCGAGTCAAGTGCTGGCATTGAAGAAAAAGATGAACTGACCCTTCTTATGCGGGATGGGCAGCTGGAAGTAGAGGTAAAACATGTCCAAAGAAAAGAAATTTGA
- a CDS encoding NAD(P)H-hydrate dehydratase, with amino-acid sequence MVKNAENILKRVIRERPLDSHKGDYGRLLLIGGTYPYGGAIIMAALAAVNSGAGLVTVATDRENIAPLHSHLPEAMAFDLEEQDRLTEQLTKSDLVLIGPGLAENQLGLDILRMVVQTVAEQQILIMDGGAISLFSKAALPFPKARTVFTPHQKEWEGLSGLSLSDQTAAANQAAAANQAAVNQLPLGSIVVQKKHGTTIYQSGQEQVFELTVGGPYQATGGMGDTLAGMIAAFAGQFKSSSLFERVAAATLLHSLIADDLSQEAYVVLPTAISRAIPRWMKEMSQ; translated from the coding sequence ATGGTAAAAAATGCTGAAAATATTTTAAAAAGAGTCATCAGGGAACGTCCCTTGGATAGTCACAAGGGCGATTACGGTCGTCTCTTACTGATTGGGGGGACCTATCCTTATGGGGGCGCCATCATTATGGCTGCTTTGGCTGCGGTCAATAGCGGAGCGGGCCTGGTGACTGTTGCTACAGATAGAGAAAATATCGCCCCTCTGCACAGTCATTTGCCGGAGGCCATGGCCTTTGACTTAGAGGAACAAGACCGATTGACAGAGCAACTGACCAAATCAGATCTAGTCTTGATTGGTCCTGGCTTGGCGGAGAATCAACTAGGTCTAGATATCCTACGAATGGTAGTCCAGACTGTGGCAGAACAGCAGATACTTATCATGGATGGCGGAGCCATTTCACTCTTTAGTAAAGCAGCTTTGCCATTTCCAAAAGCCCGAACAGTTTTTACCCCTCACCAGAAGGAGTGGGAAGGCTTATCGGGTTTAAGCTTGTCAGATCAGACAGCGGCAGCCAATCAGGCAGCGGCAGCCAATCAGGCAGCGGTCAATCAGCTGCCTCTGGGCAGTATTGTTGTGCAGAAAAAGCATGGGACGACCATCTATCAAAGTGGTCAAGAGCAGGTCTTTGAGCTGACAGTAGGCGGACCTTATCAGGCAACTGGCGGCATGGGAGATACGTTGGCTGGTATGATTGCCGCTTTTGCGGGTCAGTTTAAGTCAAGCAGTCTCTTTGAGCGAGTGGCGGCTGCAACCCTTCTTCACTCTCTTATCGCAGATGATTTGAGTCAGGAAGCTTATGTCGTCCTGCCAACGGCAATCAGTAGAGCCATTCCAAGGTGGATGAAGGAGATGAGTCAGTAG
- a CDS encoding HAD hydrolase family protein: protein MKFVFDLDGTLSFDYMTIDEEIKQVLLTAPQFGHEVLFASARSYRDCLGLLGPELSQQIVIGLNGGVAYQKGQLMFERQLHQSSYQAILDTCLTYNLPFFVDNTFDYSGQILEKIPFIASVDPLKRARQLELTELQHPIKLVIYMGNHEQLLEDLQARFANLPNLSLDYHEHEKCFYINPAETNKASTVKELCGSDYVAFGNDQNDIQLFKNSLYAVQVGDFSGLSDYADEQVAFQENLPKAVAARILQKFADFRRK from the coding sequence ATGAAATTTGTTTTTGATTTGGATGGGACCTTGTCCTTTGATTATATGACGATTGATGAGGAGATTAAGCAGGTTCTGCTAACGGCTCCTCAGTTTGGGCATGAAGTTTTGTTTGCTTCGGCGCGCTCCTATCGGGATTGTCTGGGACTATTAGGTCCGGAATTGAGCCAGCAGATAGTGATTGGCCTGAATGGCGGAGTAGCTTATCAGAAGGGACAGCTGATGTTTGAGCGTCAGCTGCATCAGTCAAGTTACCAAGCCATTCTAGATACTTGTTTGACATATAATTTGCCTTTTTTCGTTGATAATACTTTTGATTACAGCGGCCAGATTTTAGAAAAAATTCCTTTTATTGCCAGTGTAGATCCTCTCAAGCGGGCAAGACAGCTGGAACTAACTGAACTCCAGCATCCTATTAAGCTTGTTATTTACATGGGGAATCATGAGCAACTCTTAGAGGATTTACAGGCTCGTTTTGCAAACTTGCCTAATCTAAGTCTAGACTATCATGAACATGAGAAATGTTTTTATATCAATCCGGCTGAAACCAATAAAGCTTCAACTGTAAAGGAACTCTGCGGTTCGGACTATGTGGCTTTTGGTAATGATCAAAATGATATCCAGCTCTTCAAGAATTCTCTCTACGCTGTGCAAGTTGGGGATTTCTCAGGATTGAGCGATTATGCGGATGAGCAGGTCGCTTTTCAGGAAAATTTACCCAAGGCAGTCGCAGCAAGAATCTTACAAAAATTTGCAGATTTCCGAAGAAAATAG